A genome region from Micromonospora peucetia includes the following:
- a CDS encoding DegT/DnrJ/EryC1/StrS family aminotransferase: MSRTIHLSPPDVGPLEESYLVAALRSGWVAPVGPDLDAFEREVAARVGTCGAVAVSSGTAALHLALLGVGVRPGDAVIVPTLTFVATANAVRYTGARPVFVDCDPYSGNIDVAGVEELIRTLTARGERVGAVVPVDLFGSCADHTALAPVCAAAGVPVVEDAAEALGATHHGRPAGSFGQVGILSFNGNKIMTTSGGGMLVSDDPDLLARARFLSTQAREPTPHYEHRETGYNYRLSNLLAALGRAQLVRLDGMITRRRHLRDRYAKLFAPVPGVRLLGVEDAGSNCWLTTIAVDPERSGWRAADLAAHLAGRDIETRPVWKPMHLQPAYADAERLVTGVAERLFADGLALPSGSALNERQVGLVLAAVGEFLTERVGASTA, translated from the coding sequence ATGAGCCGGACCATCCACCTCTCCCCGCCCGACGTCGGGCCGCTGGAGGAGTCGTACCTGGTCGCGGCCCTGCGATCCGGCTGGGTAGCGCCCGTGGGGCCGGACCTCGACGCGTTCGAGCGCGAGGTCGCCGCCCGGGTGGGCACCTGCGGGGCCGTGGCCGTGAGTTCCGGCACGGCCGCGCTGCACCTGGCGCTGCTCGGGGTGGGAGTCAGGCCCGGGGACGCCGTCATCGTGCCGACGCTGACCTTCGTGGCCACCGCGAACGCGGTCCGGTACACCGGTGCCCGGCCGGTCTTCGTCGACTGTGATCCGTATTCCGGGAACATCGACGTCGCCGGCGTGGAGGAGCTGATCCGGACCCTCACCGCCCGGGGGGAGCGCGTCGGGGCGGTCGTCCCCGTCGACCTCTTCGGCAGCTGCGCCGACCACACCGCGCTGGCCCCGGTCTGCGCGGCGGCGGGCGTGCCGGTCGTCGAGGACGCCGCGGAGGCCCTCGGCGCGACCCATCACGGCCGACCGGCCGGCTCCTTCGGGCAGGTGGGCATCCTCTCCTTCAACGGCAACAAGATCATGACCACCTCGGGCGGTGGGATGCTCGTCTCCGACGACCCGGACCTGCTCGCCCGGGCCCGGTTCCTGTCGACCCAGGCCCGCGAACCGACACCGCACTACGAGCACCGCGAGACGGGCTACAACTACCGGCTCAGCAACCTGCTCGCCGCGCTGGGGCGTGCCCAGCTCGTCCGGCTGGACGGGATGATCACCCGACGCCGGCACCTGCGCGACCGCTACGCCAAGCTCTTCGCCCCGGTTCCGGGTGTGCGCCTGCTCGGCGTGGAGGATGCCGGCTCCAACTGCTGGCTGACCACCATCGCGGTCGACCCGGAGCGGTCCGGCTGGCGGGCCGCCGACCTCGCCGCCCACCTGGCCGGGCGGGACATCGAGACGCGACCGGTCTGGAAGCCGATGCACCTGCAACCGGCGTACGCCGACGCCGAGCGCCTCGTCACCGGGGTTGCCGAGCGGTTGTTCGCCGACGGGCTGGCCCTGCCCAGCGGCAGCGCCCTCAACGAGCGGCAGGTCGGCCTCGTCCTCGCCGCCGTCGGCGAGTTCCTGACGGAACGGGTGGGAGCGTCGACGGCGTGA
- a CDS encoding nucleoside-diphosphate sugar epimerase/dehydratase, whose amino-acid sequence MPPETEPARLGGQRSYRARVRRRTIGFLATDSTAWIGGFIAAVWFRYEFDLTTDHLARAAACGVLAAAVHVAVAAVRRIYSGRHPLGSLQEVQGVAGTAATTAAILLVGLLPAGVRPVPASTPLVGGALALLFMLTARFTYRHRRDLAMRPDARSSDPVLLFGLGDAGQGLLRAMLGDPRGRYRPVGALDDDPDKRDLRIGGVRVLGGRRDVATAVRRTGATTVIFSVANADAALIREIREATLPTGAAFKVLPPVRDLVDHRITVTDVRDVQIGDLLGRRQVVADMQLSGNGLTGRRILVTGAGGSIGSELCRQLMKADPGELMMLDRDESALHGLQMSLAGRAMLDGPELILADLRDDEGIRRIIRDRRPDVIFHAAALKHLTLLQRHPGEAVKTNVWGTLSVLDACRDVARFVNISTDKAADPISVLGYSKRITERLTAHAASRFPGTFLSVRFGNVLSSRGSVVTAFQRQIELGNPLTVTHPEVTRYLMTVQEAVHLVLQAAEIGRDGEALVLDMGEPVRIADLARQMAEQADSGVPIVYTGLRPGEKLHEDLFGDGETDTRPLHPLVSHVTVPALDPMEVSGLDPYDDPEKVVAQLALLCDHPAGPVRRSSVQVPLSR is encoded by the coding sequence ATGCCGCCGGAAACAGAGCCCGCCCGCCTCGGTGGGCAGAGGTCGTACCGGGCCAGGGTGCGCCGCCGCACCATCGGATTTCTCGCCACCGACAGCACCGCCTGGATCGGCGGGTTCATCGCCGCGGTCTGGTTCCGCTACGAGTTCGACCTGACGACCGACCACCTCGCCCGCGCCGCCGCCTGCGGCGTCCTCGCCGCCGCCGTGCACGTGGCCGTCGCGGCGGTGCGCCGGATCTACTCCGGACGCCACCCGCTGGGCAGCCTCCAGGAGGTGCAGGGGGTGGCGGGCACCGCGGCCACCACGGCCGCGATCCTGCTGGTCGGGCTGCTGCCGGCCGGCGTACGACCGGTGCCGGCGAGCACGCCGCTGGTCGGGGGCGCCCTGGCGCTGCTGTTCATGCTGACCGCCCGGTTCACCTACCGGCACCGCCGCGACCTCGCCATGCGGCCGGACGCCCGATCCTCCGACCCCGTGCTGCTGTTCGGACTCGGCGACGCCGGGCAGGGGCTGCTCCGGGCCATGCTCGGCGACCCGCGCGGGCGCTACCGGCCCGTCGGCGCCCTCGACGACGACCCCGACAAGCGGGACCTGCGCATCGGCGGGGTACGGGTGCTCGGCGGTCGCCGGGACGTGGCGACGGCCGTACGGCGTACCGGCGCGACGACGGTGATCTTCTCCGTCGCCAACGCCGACGCCGCGCTGATCCGGGAGATCCGCGAGGCCACCCTGCCGACCGGGGCGGCGTTCAAGGTGCTGCCTCCGGTCCGGGACCTCGTCGACCACCGGATCACCGTCACCGACGTCCGCGACGTGCAGATCGGTGACCTGCTCGGTCGCCGGCAGGTCGTCGCCGACATGCAGTTGAGCGGCAACGGGCTCACCGGCCGGCGGATCCTGGTCACCGGCGCCGGTGGCTCCATCGGCTCGGAGCTGTGCCGGCAGCTGATGAAGGCGGATCCGGGCGAGCTGATGATGCTCGACCGCGACGAGTCGGCCCTGCACGGCCTCCAGATGTCGCTGGCCGGCCGGGCCATGCTGGACGGTCCCGAACTGATCCTCGCCGACCTCCGCGACGACGAGGGCATCCGGCGGATCATCCGGGACCGCCGGCCGGACGTCATCTTCCACGCCGCCGCGCTCAAGCACCTCACGCTGCTCCAGCGGCACCCCGGCGAGGCGGTGAAGACGAACGTCTGGGGCACCCTCTCGGTGCTCGACGCGTGCCGCGACGTGGCCCGGTTCGTCAACATCTCCACCGACAAGGCCGCCGACCCGATCAGCGTCCTCGGATACTCGAAGCGGATCACCGAGCGGTTGACCGCGCACGCCGCCTCCCGTTTCCCCGGCACCTTCCTCAGCGTCCGCTTCGGCAACGTGCTGAGCAGCCGCGGATCGGTGGTGACCGCGTTCCAGCGGCAGATCGAGCTGGGCAACCCGCTCACCGTCACCCACCCGGAGGTGACCCGCTACCTGATGACGGTGCAGGAGGCGGTGCACCTGGTGTTGCAGGCCGCCGAGATCGGCCGCGACGGGGAGGCGCTGGTACTGGACATGGGTGAGCCCGTCCGCATCGCCGACCTGGCCCGGCAGATGGCCGAGCAGGCGGACAGCGGTGTACCGATCGTCTACACCGGACTGCGACCCGGCGAGAAGCTGCACGAGGACCTGTTCGGCGACGGCGAGACCGACACCCGGCCGCTGCACCCGCTGGTCTCGCACGTGACGGTGCCCGCCCTGGACCCGATGGAGGTCAGCGGCCTCGACCCGTACGACGATCCGGAGAAGGTGGTCGCGCAGCTGGCCCTGCTCTGCGACCACCCGGCCGGGCCGGTCCGCCGCTCCTCGGTGCAGGTGCCGCTGTCCCGCTGA
- a CDS encoding serine hydrolase: MNRRTALGLGTVATAGTVLGAATPASAAPEVDEPAPTTPSQAARRVAAKYARETESAGGNWQAYVSVADPAGEPVVAVSDEPDRRIEAYSVNKIAVAAAVLDKVDRGLLTLDQRVEVTAAIVVPGGDGIFSLDGAYPSSVTLGHALANLLTVSDDTAVRLCGLVCPAAELNEILRSKGFPNTQVQPVANPNRFFLGTSTPRETHDLLRALVGGTLLSPASTAFVLRQLRAPVAYTDGVRRVMSSVERARIATKAGWFADARHEAGVIFDAAGAPVLTYALFADGQAEPDNYGATHPAVEARARMGRRFLAAVDRLTGTGVTHRPATQRPSNGG; the protein is encoded by the coding sequence CTGGGACTGGGCACGGTGGCCACGGCGGGAACGGTGCTCGGCGCCGCCACGCCGGCGTCCGCCGCCCCCGAGGTCGACGAGCCGGCTCCGACGACACCCTCGCAGGCCGCCCGTCGGGTGGCCGCGAAGTATGCCCGGGAGACCGAGAGCGCCGGCGGCAACTGGCAGGCGTACGTCAGCGTCGCCGACCCGGCCGGTGAGCCGGTGGTGGCGGTGTCCGACGAGCCGGACCGACGGATCGAGGCCTACAGCGTCAACAAGATCGCGGTGGCCGCGGCGGTGCTCGACAAGGTCGACCGGGGGCTGCTGACGCTCGACCAGCGGGTCGAGGTGACCGCCGCGATCGTGGTGCCCGGCGGGGACGGCATCTTCAGCCTGGACGGGGCGTACCCGAGTTCCGTGACGCTCGGTCACGCGTTGGCCAACCTGCTGACCGTCTCCGACGACACGGCGGTACGGCTGTGCGGCCTGGTCTGCCCGGCTGCCGAGCTCAACGAGATCCTGCGCAGCAAGGGCTTCCCGAACACGCAGGTGCAGCCGGTCGCCAACCCCAACCGGTTCTTCCTCGGCACCAGCACCCCCCGGGAGACCCACGACCTGCTGCGCGCGCTGGTGGGCGGCACGCTGCTCTCGCCGGCCAGCACGGCGTTCGTGCTCCGGCAACTGCGCGCCCCCGTCGCGTACACCGACGGGGTCCGGCGCGTCATGTCCTCGGTCGAACGGGCCCGGATCGCCACGAAGGCCGGCTGGTTCGCTGACGCCCGGCACGAGGCCGGGGTGATCTTCGACGCCGCCGGCGCGCCCGTGCTGACGTACGCCCTCTTCGCGGACGGGCAGGCCGAGCCGGACAACTACGGCGCGACGCACCCCGCCGTCGAGGCCCGGGCCCGGATGGGCCGGCGCTTCCTCGCCGCGGTCGACCGCCTCACCGGCACCGGCGTCACCCACCGGCCGGCCACGCAGCGGCCCAGCAACGGCGGCTGA
- a CDS encoding MBL fold metallo-hydrolase: MGAPAERAGLDRALGRRLRGAAGLAALAGLAWVARDVPAALGGRLTGARAERAARSPRFRDGTFHNPGGTRSMAGAPDRGLVRELIFGKQKRRPGTAVPLLRPGTAPATDVTHELNIVWYGHASALIEIEGRKVLLDPVWSDRCSPSALVGPRRLHEPPVRLDELPPVDAILISHDHYDHLDMATVRALLTSQSAPFLVPLGVGAHLDRWGVPAERIVELDWSESHRVAGLEITATAAQHFSGRGLRRDGTLWSSWVVAGAHRKVFYTGDSGYFDGYAEIGSRHGPFDVTLMQIGAYDRAWPSIHMFPEEAVAAHLDLRGGLLLPVHWATFNLALHAWSEPVDRIWAEAKARDVRLAVPRPGERVVVDDPPPVDGWWQAVA, encoded by the coding sequence ATGGGCGCACCAGCGGAACGCGCGGGACTCGACCGGGCGCTCGGGCGACGGCTGCGCGGGGCGGCCGGACTGGCCGCGCTGGCCGGGCTCGCGTGGGTGGCCCGGGACGTGCCGGCGGCGCTGGGCGGTCGGCTCACCGGCGCCCGTGCGGAGCGGGCCGCCCGCTCGCCCCGGTTCCGCGACGGCACCTTCCACAACCCGGGCGGCACCCGCTCGATGGCCGGCGCCCCCGACCGCGGCCTGGTCCGTGAGCTGATCTTCGGGAAGCAGAAGCGCCGGCCGGGCACCGCGGTGCCGCTGCTGCGCCCGGGCACCGCCCCGGCCACCGACGTCACACACGAGCTGAACATCGTCTGGTACGGCCACGCCTCCGCGCTGATCGAGATCGAGGGCCGCAAGGTGCTGCTCGACCCGGTGTGGAGCGACCGGTGCTCGCCGTCGGCCCTGGTCGGGCCGCGCCGCCTGCACGAGCCGCCGGTACGCCTCGACGAACTGCCCCCGGTGGACGCGATCCTGATCTCGCACGACCACTACGACCACCTCGACATGGCAACCGTCCGGGCGCTGCTGACCAGCCAGTCGGCGCCGTTCCTGGTGCCGCTGGGGGTGGGCGCGCACCTGGACCGCTGGGGCGTACCGGCGGAACGGATCGTGGAGCTGGACTGGTCGGAGAGCCACCGGGTGGCGGGGCTGGAGATCACCGCCACCGCCGCCCAGCACTTCTCCGGCCGGGGGCTGCGCCGCGACGGCACGCTCTGGAGCTCCTGGGTGGTGGCCGGTGCGCACCGGAAGGTCTTCTACACCGGCGACTCCGGCTACTTCGACGGCTACGCCGAGATCGGCTCCCGGCACGGGCCGTTCGACGTCACGCTGATGCAGATCGGGGCGTACGACCGGGCCTGGCCGAGCATCCACATGTTTCCCGAGGAGGCCGTCGCCGCCCACCTCGACCTGCGCGGCGGGCTGCTCCTCCCGGTGCACTGGGCGACGTTCAACCTCGCCCTGCACGCCTGGTCCGAGCCGGTGGACCGGATCTGGGCCGAGGCGAAGGCCCGGGACGTACGCCTCGCCGTACCCCGCCCCGGTGAGCGGGTGGTGGTGGACGACCCACCCCCCGTCGACGGCTGGTGGCAGGCGGTCGCCTGA
- a CDS encoding Tex family protein produces the protein MTLSVHQRIAEELGVAERQVRAAVELLDGGSTVPFIARYRKEATGLLDDTQLRTLEERLRYLRELDERRAAVLESIRGQGKLDEALEAQIMAANSKSRLEDIYLPYKPKRRTRAQIAREAGLEPLAESLLTDPGQDPRQAAAGYVDAERGVADPAAALEGARAILIERFAEDADLIGTLREQMWSRGRLVSRVRDGQESAGAKFADYFDFAEPYPKLPSHRILAMFRGEKEGMLDLTMEPEEAGETDAPVTGPTRYEAAIAGRFGISDQGRPADRWLADTVRWAWRTRVLIHLGADLRMRLWQAAEEEAVRVFATNLRDLLLAAPAGTRPTMGLDPGLRTGVKVAVVDATGKVVATDTIYPHEPRRQWDASIETLARLAGAHGVELVAIGNGTASRETDKLAGELIKRYPQLNLTKVVVSEAGASVYSASAYASQELPGMDVSLRGAVSIARRLQDPLAELVKIDPRSIGVGQYQHDLSEVKLSRSLDAVVEDCVNAVGVDVNTASAPLLTRVSGIGAGLAENIVLHRDANGPFRTRVELKKVARLGPKAFEQCAGFLRIPGGDDPLDSSSVHPETYPVVRRILSSTGQDLRSLIGRSAILRGLRATDFVDDTFGLPTVTDILAELEKPGRDPRPEFRTATFVEGVEKIGDLVPGMVLEGVVTNVAAFGAFVDVGVHQDGLVHVSAMSRTFVKDPREVVKSGDVVRVKVLDVDVPRKRISLTLRLEDDAEAGAGRGGPDGGRRERGGQGGPGGPRGDRGALRGGQGGDRAAPQGGQTGQGGGRGGQGGGQGGGRGAQTGQGGQTGQGGGRGDRGASGGGRGGQTGQGGGAQRQGRGGAGPAPANDAMADALRRAGLA, from the coding sequence GTGACCCTCTCTGTTCATCAGCGGATCGCCGAGGAGCTCGGCGTCGCCGAGCGCCAGGTACGGGCGGCCGTGGAGCTGCTCGACGGCGGCTCGACCGTGCCGTTCATCGCCCGCTACCGCAAGGAGGCCACCGGCCTGCTCGACGACACCCAGCTGCGCACCCTGGAGGAGCGGCTGCGTTACCTGCGCGAGTTGGACGAGCGGCGCGCGGCGGTGCTGGAGTCGATCCGCGGCCAGGGCAAGCTCGACGAGGCCCTGGAAGCGCAGATCATGGCGGCCAACTCGAAGTCCCGCCTGGAGGACATCTACCTGCCCTACAAGCCCAAGCGCCGGACCCGGGCGCAGATCGCCCGCGAGGCCGGGCTGGAGCCGCTCGCCGAGTCGCTGCTCACCGACCCGGGGCAGGATCCGCGCCAGGCCGCCGCCGGCTACGTGGACGCGGAGCGGGGCGTGGCCGATCCCGCCGCCGCCCTGGAGGGCGCCCGGGCCATCCTCATCGAGCGCTTCGCGGAGGACGCCGACCTGATCGGCACGCTGCGCGAGCAGATGTGGTCGCGGGGCCGGCTGGTTTCCCGGGTACGCGACGGGCAGGAGTCGGCCGGGGCGAAGTTCGCCGACTACTTCGACTTCGCCGAGCCGTACCCGAAGCTGCCCTCGCACCGGATCCTGGCCATGTTCCGGGGCGAGAAGGAGGGCATGCTCGACCTGACCATGGAGCCCGAGGAGGCCGGCGAGACCGACGCGCCGGTCACCGGGCCGACCCGCTACGAGGCGGCGATCGCGGGCCGGTTCGGCATCAGCGACCAGGGCCGGCCGGCCGACCGGTGGCTGGCCGACACGGTGCGCTGGGCCTGGCGCACCCGGGTTCTCATCCACCTCGGGGCAGACCTGCGGATGCGGCTGTGGCAGGCGGCCGAGGAGGAGGCGGTGCGGGTCTTCGCCACCAACCTGCGGGACCTGCTGCTCGCCGCGCCGGCCGGCACCCGGCCCACCATGGGGCTGGACCCGGGCCTGCGTACCGGCGTGAAGGTCGCCGTCGTGGACGCCACCGGCAAGGTGGTCGCCACCGACACGATCTACCCGCACGAGCCGCGCCGGCAGTGGGACGCCTCGATCGAGACTCTCGCCCGGTTGGCCGGGGCGCACGGCGTCGAGCTGGTCGCCATCGGCAACGGCACCGCCAGCCGGGAGACCGACAAGCTCGCCGGCGAGCTGATCAAGCGGTACCCGCAGCTCAACCTCACCAAGGTGGTGGTCTCCGAGGCCGGCGCGTCGGTCTACTCCGCCTCCGCGTACGCCTCGCAGGAGCTGCCCGGGATGGACGTCTCGCTGCGCGGCGCGGTCTCCATCGCCCGCCGTCTGCAGGACCCGCTCGCCGAGCTGGTCAAGATCGACCCGCGCTCGATCGGAGTCGGCCAGTACCAGCACGACCTGTCGGAGGTGAAGCTCTCCCGGTCGCTGGACGCGGTGGTCGAGGACTGCGTCAACGCGGTCGGGGTCGACGTCAACACCGCCTCCGCGCCGCTGCTGACCCGGGTCTCGGGCATCGGCGCCGGGCTGGCGGAGAACATCGTGCTGCACCGCGACGCCAACGGCCCGTTCCGCACCCGGGTGGAGCTGAAGAAGGTCGCCCGGCTCGGGCCGAAGGCCTTCGAGCAGTGTGCCGGCTTCCTGCGCATCCCCGGCGGCGACGACCCGCTGGACTCCTCCAGCGTGCACCCCGAGACGTACCCGGTGGTGCGCCGGATCCTGTCCAGCACCGGGCAGGATCTGCGGTCGTTGATCGGCAGGAGCGCCATCCTGCGGGGGTTGCGGGCCACCGACTTCGTCGACGACACCTTCGGCCTGCCCACCGTCACCGACATCCTCGCCGAGTTGGAGAAGCCGGGTCGCGATCCCCGGCCGGAGTTCCGCACCGCCACCTTCGTCGAGGGGGTGGAGAAGATCGGCGACCTGGTGCCCGGAATGGTGCTGGAGGGTGTGGTGACCAACGTTGCCGCGTTCGGCGCGTTCGTGGACGTCGGCGTGCACCAGGACGGGCTGGTGCACGTCTCGGCCATGTCCCGGACCTTCGTCAAGGACCCGCGCGAGGTGGTCAAGTCCGGCGACGTGGTCCGGGTCAAGGTGCTCGACGTCGACGTGCCCCGCAAACGGATCTCGCTCACCCTCCGGCTCGAGGACGACGCGGAGGCGGGCGCCGGGCGCGGCGGCCCGGACGGCGGTCGCCGCGAGCGCGGCGGGCAGGGCGGGCCGGGCGGGCCACGCGGTGACCGGGGTGCCTTGCGGGGCGGTCAGGGCGGTGACCGGGCCGCCCCGCAGGGCGGTCAGACCGGCCAGGGCGGCGGGCGCGGCGGGCAGGGCGGCGGGCAGGGCGGCGGGCGCGGCGCGCAGACCGGGCAGGGCGGTCAGACAGGTCAGGGCGGCGGGCGCGGTGACCGGGGTGCCTCGGGCGGCGGACGCGGCGGGCAGACCGGGCAGGGCGGCGGGGCGCAGCGGCAGGGCCGTGGTGGAGCGGGGCCCGCGCCGGCCAACGACGCCATGGCGGACGCGCTGCGTCGGGCTGGACTGGCCTGA
- a CDS encoding deoxyguanosinetriphosphate triphosphohydrolase family protein produces the protein MEPPADPRARRLFGGSARALGDLAASPFRADRDRIVASPFFARLNGVTQVVSPGGSGLLVHNRLTHSLKVAQVARAIAERLTADDRHRDLLEKLGGCDPDVVEAAALAHDLGHPPFGHLGERVLDRLARQRLGLTDGFEGNAQSYRIVTSTEIRGAATTGLDLTAAVRAALLKYPWTRLDHPDPHPRLLDPPPRGATPPPDDPDSGSSKFGAYRTEIDDLRQAREPFVGRIPDWQQTVEASVMDTADDIAYAIHDVEDFYRVGVLQQGAVAAELMAWQRESGHFRAITDAALAAAARRPGAAIERLRRQLHRKDAWIADDEAFAAAVEHVREELVEGLLAMPFDGSIEAEQYVARFSARWTTRFVDAITVVGQPAVRSGHVLLAPAQWHEVQVLKFVHHRFVLARPDLALHQRGQARLLGTLVEALLEWLLDPEEESRLPRRLHDLVELAEAELHPRTPDRIGKARGRAIVDFVAQLTDGQAVAMLDALSGRSGALWTDAFVL, from the coding sequence ATGGAACCTCCCGCGGACCCGCGTGCCCGGCGGCTCTTCGGCGGCAGCGCCCGGGCGCTCGGCGACCTCGCTGCCAGCCCGTTCCGGGCCGACCGGGACCGCATCGTGGCCTCGCCGTTCTTCGCCCGGCTGAACGGCGTGACCCAGGTGGTCAGCCCCGGCGGCTCCGGCCTGCTCGTGCACAACCGGCTCACCCACAGCCTGAAGGTGGCGCAGGTGGCGCGCGCCATCGCCGAGCGGCTCACCGCCGACGACCGGCACCGCGACCTGTTGGAGAAGCTGGGCGGCTGCGACCCGGACGTGGTGGAGGCCGCTGCCCTCGCGCACGACCTCGGGCACCCGCCGTTCGGGCACCTGGGGGAGCGGGTGCTGGACCGGCTGGCCCGGCAGCGGCTCGGGCTGACCGACGGCTTCGAGGGCAACGCCCAGTCGTACCGGATCGTCACCAGCACCGAGATCCGCGGCGCGGCGACCACCGGTCTGGACCTCACGGCGGCGGTGCGGGCGGCGCTGCTGAAGTACCCGTGGACGCGGCTGGACCATCCCGACCCGCACCCCCGGCTGTTGGACCCGCCGCCGCGCGGCGCCACCCCGCCGCCCGACGACCCGGACAGCGGCTCGTCGAAGTTCGGGGCGTACCGGACCGAGATCGACGACCTGCGGCAGGCCCGGGAGCCGTTCGTCGGCCGGATCCCGGACTGGCAGCAGACCGTCGAGGCGTCGGTGATGGACACCGCCGACGACATCGCGTACGCCATCCACGACGTGGAGGACTTCTACCGGGTCGGAGTGCTCCAGCAGGGCGCGGTGGCCGCCGAACTGATGGCCTGGCAGCGCGAGAGCGGGCACTTCCGGGCCATCACCGACGCGGCCCTGGCCGCTGCCGCCCGACGGCCCGGTGCGGCGATCGAGCGGCTGCGCCGGCAACTGCACCGCAAGGACGCCTGGATCGCCGACGACGAGGCGTTCGCCGCCGCCGTCGAACACGTCCGCGAGGAACTGGTCGAAGGGCTGCTGGCCATGCCCTTCGACGGATCCATCGAGGCGGAGCAGTACGTGGCCCGGTTCTCCGCCCGCTGGACGACCCGCTTCGTCGACGCGATCACGGTGGTCGGGCAGCCGGCGGTCCGCTCCGGCCACGTGCTGCTCGCTCCGGCGCAGTGGCACGAGGTGCAGGTGCTCAAGTTCGTCCACCACCGGTTCGTGCTGGCCCGGCCGGACCTGGCCCTGCACCAGCGTGGGCAGGCGCGGCTGCTGGGCACCCTGGTGGAGGCGCTGCTGGAGTGGCTGCTCGACCCCGAGGAGGAGTCCCGGCTGCCGCGGCGCCTACACGACCTGGTGGAGCTCGCCGAGGCGGAACTGCACCCGCGTACGCCGGACCGGATCGGCAAGGCGCGCGGGCGGGCGATCGTCGACTTCGTCGCCCAGCTCACCGACGGCCAGGCGGTCGCCATGCTGGATGCCCTGTCGGGCCGTTCCGGGGCCCTCTGGACCGACGCCTTCGTCCTCTGA
- a CDS encoding sugar transferase — protein MDTPVDLARRSHRETLKRAVDVAAAVLLLVLAAPLILVVAVLVAVGLGRPVLFRQPRVGRHGQVFELVKFRTMLPPDPQRGRVRDGDRLTPLGRFLRSTSLDELPTLVNVLRGDMSLVGPRPLLTAYLPRYSPTQARRHEVRPGVTGLAQVRGRNSLGWEEKLDLDVWYVDHRCLRLDLSILAATVRTVLRREGISAAGSATAPEFLGTPSLVPARSGPDARPGPDADLAVPAGGRR, from the coding sequence GTGGACACGCCGGTGGACCTCGCGCGCCGGTCCCACCGGGAGACGCTCAAGCGGGCGGTCGACGTGGCGGCGGCCGTGCTGCTGCTCGTGCTGGCCGCGCCCCTGATCCTCGTGGTGGCGGTGCTGGTGGCGGTGGGACTCGGCCGGCCGGTGTTGTTCCGGCAGCCGCGCGTGGGACGGCACGGCCAGGTGTTCGAGCTGGTCAAGTTCCGCACCATGCTCCCGCCCGATCCGCAGCGGGGGCGGGTGCGTGACGGGGACCGGCTCACGCCGCTCGGGCGGTTCCTGCGTTCCACCAGCCTCGACGAGCTGCCGACGCTGGTCAACGTGCTGCGCGGCGACATGAGCCTGGTCGGCCCCCGTCCCCTGCTCACCGCGTACCTGCCGCGCTACTCCCCCACCCAGGCCCGCCGGCACGAGGTCAGGCCGGGCGTCACCGGGCTGGCCCAGGTGCGCGGGCGCAACAGCCTGGGCTGGGAGGAGAAGCTGGACCTGGACGTCTGGTACGTCGACCACCGCTGCCTGCGGCTGGACCTGTCGATCCTCGCCGCGACCGTCCGCACCGTGCTGCGCCGCGAGGGGATCTCCGCGGCGGGCTCGGCCACCGCGCCCGAGTTCCTCGGCACGCCCTCACTGGTCCCCGCCCGGTCAGGGCCGGACGCCCGGCCGGGACCGGACGCCGACCTGGCCGTCCCCGCCGGAGGTCGCCGATGA
- a CDS encoding acetyltransferase has protein sequence MTIPLVVVGCGGHGREVLTIARAMDAATGRPRWRLLGFVDDRPSEENLKRMQRLDVPCLGGVAWLRDAPPDTHHVIGIGDPRVRRAVAARVDAYGTAAASLVHPAATIGPDIVHGPGFVAFPGARATTNITVGRHVHLNQNATVGHDCTLADFVSVYPLAAVSGDCHLAEGALVGTTAAVLQGLRVGRDSTVGAGACVVRDVPDGVVVKGVPAR, from the coding sequence GTGACGATCCCCCTGGTGGTCGTCGGCTGCGGCGGCCACGGCCGGGAGGTCCTCACGATCGCCCGGGCGATGGACGCCGCCACCGGCCGGCCGCGCTGGCGCCTCCTCGGGTTCGTCGACGACCGGCCCTCCGAGGAGAACCTGAAACGGATGCAGCGGCTCGACGTGCCCTGCCTCGGCGGCGTCGCCTGGCTGCGCGACGCGCCCCCGGACACGCACCACGTCATCGGCATCGGCGACCCGCGCGTCCGGCGGGCGGTCGCCGCCCGGGTCGACGCGTACGGCACGGCGGCGGCGAGCCTCGTGCACCCCGCGGCGACGATCGGGCCGGACATCGTGCACGGCCCCGGTTTCGTGGCCTTCCCGGGGGCCCGGGCCACCACCAACATCACCGTCGGCCGGCACGTGCACCTCAACCAGAACGCCACGGTCGGGCACGACTGCACCCTCGCCGACTTCGTGTCGGTCTACCCGCTGGCCGCCGTCTCCGGCGACTGCCACCTGGCGGAAGGGGCGCTCGTCGGCACGACGGCGGCCGTGTTGCAGGGCCTGCGGGTGGGACGGGACAGCACCGTCGGGGCGGGTGCCTGCGTCGTGCGGGACGTGCCGGACGGCGTGGTCGTCAAGGGCGTACCCGCCCGCTGA